One genomic region from Lates calcarifer isolate ASB-BC8 linkage group LG10, TLL_Latcal_v3, whole genome shotgun sequence encodes:
- the LOC108886176 gene encoding circadian-associated transcriptional repressor, giving the protein MSATDSDNSIDWLASDNEDNESERESDCARRHSQTEAPPSPSGPPHLGPSDSSCCRSNEVKEGDGNWSEVREASGRGSPPGRTETYDSTIGLCKTQQGEKTNGKSTQQALKRHHSHTEEGRKERQLSSNVSEKDQIFSSKCMELQCYIHPLSLILNGLRSGRYRERLSSFQESVAMDRIQRIMGVLQNPCMGEKYINIILKMEEMLKSWFPNVKLQDQLAVTQTEEAVPTKKPKLSPVTTTAAVSPVTVSDPPVGAKALRVTDLTPAGAYSASNLKWLHTSPICSPTAEQAQAGPRHLLSPRDRDLTQDNAVSSSTDTHTKTDSVPRGLPPGKINAPCLERLLKSTESIITRKGTRGLMDSSWS; this is encoded by the exons ATGTCTGCTACAGATTCGGACAACTCCATTGACTGGCTGGCTAGTGACAATGAGGACAATGAGAGCGAACGGGAGTCTGACTGTGCCAGAAGGCACAGCCAGACAGAGGCTCCTCCGTCCCCCAGTGGCCCGCCACACCTGGGCCcctctgacagcagctgctgccgGAGCAACGAGGTGAAGGAGGGCGACGGTAACTGGAGCGAGGTCAGGGAGGCCTCCGGCCGGGGATCTCCCCCCGGCCGCACAGAGACATATGACAGCACCATTGGACTGTGTAAAACACAACAAGGAGAAAAAACGAATGGCAAAAGCACTCAGCAAGCACTGAAGAGACATCACAGCCACACGGAGGAGGGGCGCAAGGAACGGCAGCTCAGTTCCAATGTGTCAGAGAAAGACCAAATTTTCAGCAGTAAG TGCATGGAGCTACAGTGCTACATTCATCCTCTGTCATTAATCCTGAATGGCCTTCGTTCAGGGAGATACAGAGAAC GACTCAGCAGTTTCCAGGAGAGTGTGGCAATGGACAGGATTCAGAGGATCATGGGTGTCCTGCAGAACCCCTGTATGGG GGAGAAATACATTAATATCATTctgaaaatggaggaaatgcTGAAAAGCTGGTTTCCTAATGTAAAACTCCAAGACCAACTTGCTGTCACGCAGACAGAGGAAGCCGTTCCTACTAAGAAACCGAAG CTATCTCCAGTGACCACCACTGCAGCTGTGAGCCCCGTCACCGTGAGTGATCCTCCAGTCGGTGCCAAAGCCCTGAGAGTCACCGACCTCACCCCTGCTGGAGCCTACTCTGCCAGTAACCTGAAGTGGCTCCACACATCACCCATCTGCTCCCCCACAGCAGAGCAGGCCCAGGCTGGCCCCAGGCACCTGCTGTCCCCCAGAGACAGAGACCTAACCCAGGATAACGCTGTGTCCTCAAGCACAGACACCCACACTAAGACAGACTCGGTGCCCAGAGGCCTTCCGCCAGGCAAAATCAACGCGCCCTGTCTAGAGAGGCTCCTTAAGTCGACAGAAAGCATCATCACCCGCAAGGGGACGCGGGGCTTGATGGACAGCAGCTGGTCCTAG